The Vigna angularis cultivar LongXiaoDou No.4 chromosome 6, ASM1680809v1, whole genome shotgun sequence genome contains the following window.
CGTCGTTTTCACCGGCGACCGCGGCCTCTGCGGCGGTTTCAACAAATGGGTAATAAAAAAAGCCGTCACCCGAATCGAGGAGCTGAAGAAACTCAATCTGGAATGCGTTGTTATAAGCGTAGGCAAAAAGGGTAACTCGTATTTTACTCACAACAATGAAAGGAAACACCCTTTTGTTAAAGTCGACAGCTTTATCGAAATTGGAGGTTTTCCCACAGCAAAGGAGGCTCAGGTCATTGCTGATGATGTTTTCTCATTGTTTGTTAGTGAGGAGGTGGATAGAGTCGAACTTGTGTACACTAGGTTTGTTTCACTGGTTAGGTTTGAACCTGTGGTTCAGACTTTGCTGCCTCTGGGGGAGGTTTATGATGTGAAAGATGATGTTTTTAGGTTGAGTTCTAAGGAGGGGAAGCTGGCTGTGGAGAGGGATGTTGTGAGGTTGAGGAAAGAGGGTGAGGTGTTTTCCCCTCTTATGGAGTTTGAGCAGGATCCTGTTCTCATTCTTGATGCCATGTTACCTCTTTATTTGAATAGTCAGATTTTGAGGGCGTTGCAGGAGTCTGTAGCTAGTGAGCTTGCTGCTAGGATGGGGGCCATGGCTTCTGCCACCGATAACGCTGTTGAATTGAGTAAAAGACTTTCGGTTGAATACAACCGGGAGCGGCAGGCGAAGATTACAGGGGAGTTGCTGGAGATTGTGGCTGGAGCCGAGGCTCTTAGACCAATTGACTTATGAATGTCACTTGGTTTTGGTTTTCCTTTCATGGGGTATCAGTTGTTGGAGATTGTGGCTGGAGCTGAGGTACTAACACTAATTGACTGGTGAATGTCACCTAGTTTTGGTTTCCCTTATCGCTTGGATCCTTTCTAGATGCATTTGGATCAGCCTCAATTTGAGTAGTTGAATTTGTCATTGTATAACAATAATGGAGAAGAGGGAATTGGATATAGAAGAGATTTCAGATGGAGATATAAGTCTTTCAGGAGAGTTACCATGTTAGAAGCATGAGATATGGGCATTCTGAACCAGATTAAAAGTTTCCCTACAAGATTTCTCTTTGTTTGAGATTTTGATCAGACATCACTCTTTCTCTCCTCAGTGATTGTTGAGTAATGACAAACTTAACAGCTTAGATCTCAGTTGGATGGAATCCAGTTGGAGAGGACCCAAACTCAAGTGCCATTGAGTATAGTTCCTAACTTTATGAAACTAAgtcttaaaatttgtaaaatgttGGAAAGTGTTATTCACTTTAGTCCTTGTGCCAATGAAAGTGGTAGAGAAAAAGGAGCAACAGTGGGAATGACACTTGCAAGCTGCGACATCCGCGAAACTAGGCAACGAAATGAGTTTTCTAAAGTTAGGATTAAAGTGAATGATGCTTTCAATTTGCATGCTAAAGTGAGGGTTTCACAGTATGGGGTTGAAGAGTTTCCAACTTCACTGATAGAGTCTTAAAGTTGATAGAGAAATCAATCATGTGGAGAGTTTTGACCCGTGTTCAAAAAAGTGCATTGCTTTCCTTTAACATATCATCGTAGTTACTTGCTTCTTGGTTTTGTAATTGAAGagttaaaactttaattaaagaaaacgCACAGGATCAAATCAAAGAAATCTCGAACTTTGCTTATTTCTGatttgaagaaaatttgaatGATCATAGCATAACTCTGCCCCCTCAACTTTCTACATTTGTTGCCATGCATTATCAAAAGAAACTCATTATAAAGCTACTTTCCTGTTTGAATTATTGATGGAATTAAAGTACGTATATGAAATTGATTCATGCATCAGAGTGCTGCTGATAGGAAAAGCTAAATATTTTCCATGAAGTAAAGTCTCCTAAGGCCTATAATTGATGAATATGAATACAGGGTACCTTGAGATGACAAGATCTTCACGCGTGCTTCAGTAATGTCTAAATGTCTATATCAACCTATACTTGACCCACATTCCTTGGTTTTGGTTTGAAACATGGAACTGTGGATAGCACTTCTACTCCAATTTGACCTGAGGTACACCTTAGATTTGGAGGCGATATAGGCCACGTGCTGTGGAAGTAATAGCACATGCAAGGCTGAAAATAACATGTACTTCTTAACACAAtgagtgaaatttgtttgaaattgtaAATTTGTTGGAGGTATAACTTCATTATTAAGTTTCATTCATGTTCTTACAAAATCTAATGTAAGGATTTGGCTTGTTTATCTATCAATTCTTGGTA
Protein-coding sequences here:
- the LOC108321921 gene encoding ATP synthase gamma chain, chloroplastic; its protein translation is MQLSYSMFSLSKSNFSPVRPTLPPVRCGIRELRQRIHTVQTTQKITEAMKLVAAARVRRAQEAVVNGRPFASNLAEMLNDITQRLKSDDVSTPLTDARPVKTVALVVFTGDRGLCGGFNKWVIKKAVTRIEELKKLNLECVVISVGKKGNSYFTHNNERKHPFVKVDSFIEIGGFPTAKEAQVIADDVFSLFVSEEVDRVELVYTRFVSLVRFEPVVQTLLPLGEVYDVKDDVFRLSSKEGKLAVERDVVRLRKEGEVFSPLMEFEQDPVLILDAMLPLYLNSQILRALQESVASELAARMGAMASATDNAVELSKRLSVEYNRERQAKITGELLEIVAGAEALRPIDL